The genomic DNA TCGCTTCTTTCCTTGAAGATATCTTATTGGTGGCAAATGACCGACTGAGGAAGATGACTTCGGGCAGATATGAGTTGATCAGGAAAAATGACAGAAGTAAGGGGAACGTGCAGAGCGGGCTTGAGCTGCTGGTTTTCGATCAGTTCACAGGACAGGAGCGGCATGTGAAGACCTTATCTGGTGGAGAGAGTTTCAAAGCGTCCCTCGCATTGGCGTTGGGGCTTGCTGATATCGTTCAACAGCATGCAGGGGGAGTGTCCCTTGAGACCATGTTCATAGATGAAGGATTCGGTACCCTGGACCCTGAATCACTTGATCATGCCATCGAAGCTCTAATGGATATTCAAAGCAGCGGAAGACTCGTCGGGATCATATCACACGTCCCTGAATTGAAGGAACGCATCGATGCAAGACTTGAGGTCATTTCTTCCCAGAATGGGAGCCACACAGAATTCAGGATTTCAGGATAGGAGGATGTATGATGAAGCGGGTGATCGGAGTAGATGCAGGCAGTACGTTGACCAAGCTTGTTTATGAAGAGGATGGAAGAATGCACTACAAAAAATTCCCTACGTATGATCATCTTTCAATCCGGAATTTCCTTAAGCTTGGTGCTGCTGATTCAGTGGTGGTGACAGGTGGAAGGGCAGACCTGTGGAGGGAAGCGCAATGCGTCCCTCTTCATGAATTTGATGCCGTCACACAGGGAACCCGTGAGCTGCTGAAACTTCAAGGGAAATCCCTGGAAGAGTTCATATTGGTGAATATCGGAACAGGGACATCCTTCTTCCAAGTGAAAAAAGACGAGTATGAACGGATGTTAGGCAGTGGGATCGGCGGTGGGATGTTCATGGGATTAGGCACGAGGTTAACAGGGGTGACCGACTTTCAGGAACTGGCGAGACTTGCCGGAGGAGGTACACGGCATAATGCCGACCTTCTCGTCGGGGATATATACAGGGAAGAAGAGGTGGGCATCGCACCGCATTTGACGGCGGCAAATTTCGGGAAATCTCCTTCTTCCACTGAAAGCCCGGGAGATCGACTGAGATCGTTAACGAATATGATGGCGGAAACCTTAATCCTTTTATCAATGAGCATCGCCACCCATTTGCCCAAGCCCGTACTTGTGTTTGTCGGAAATGGTGTGGAGGGAAATGCAGCGCTTCAAGCAGATTTGGGAAGTTTCAAGGCATGGTTAGGGTATGAGCCTGTATTCCCTGATAACGGTGGGTATGCAGGAGCCATCGGATCCTATATCAAAGGGTTGAATTCACAAAATGGTCAATGATAATCAGCTGGCGGTGATTGTATTTGTACCCATTCTTTACTAACATAGAATGTGGAGAACAGAATCAGAGGGGGTATGGCTTTGAAAAGGAAAGCGTTTTTATCGGTAATCGGACTTATCATGATCCTTCTGTCAGCTTGTAGTAACAGCGGTTTCCAAGCAGATACCAATTATAAAGTGGGGAATTTTTCATTCATCAATCAAAAGGGTGATACCGTGTCCTTGGATGATCTGAAGGGAAAGGTGTGGATTGCTGATTTTATCTTCACCAATTGTGAAACGGTCTGTCCACCGATGACATTCAATCTCACCAAGCTTCAAAAGGAACTGAAGGATGAAGGGGTAGAGGATTATCGCATCGTATCCTTCAGCGTTGATCCCGAGAATGATACGCCCGAGAAATTAACGGATTACATAGGCAACTTTGAAGCAAATACCGATAAATGGGATCTTCTTACAGGCTATGAATTCGACAATATTAAAAATCTGGC from Rossellomorea marisflavi includes the following:
- a CDS encoding type II pantothenate kinase; amino-acid sequence: MMKRVIGVDAGSTLTKLVYEEDGRMHYKKFPTYDHLSIRNFLKLGAADSVVVTGGRADLWREAQCVPLHEFDAVTQGTRELLKLQGKSLEEFILVNIGTGTSFFQVKKDEYERMLGSGIGGGMFMGLGTRLTGVTDFQELARLAGGGTRHNADLLVGDIYREEEVGIAPHLTAANFGKSPSSTESPGDRLRSLTNMMAETLILLSMSIATHLPKPVLVFVGNGVEGNAALQADLGSFKAWLGYEPVFPDNGGYAGAIGSYIKGLNSQNGQ
- a CDS encoding SCO family protein, which codes for MKRKAFLSVIGLIMILLSACSNSGFQADTNYKVGNFSFINQKGDTVSLDDLKGKVWIADFIFTNCETVCPPMTFNLTKLQKELKDEGVEDYRIVSFSVDPENDTPEKLTDYIGNFEANTDKWDLLTGYEFDNIKNLAEKSFKSVVANVSDSDQKIHGTSFYLVDQEGTVVKTYSGNSDVPYDEMVSDMKALIKEGKK